The following coding sequences are from one Diospyros lotus cultivar Yz01 chromosome 7, ASM1463336v1, whole genome shotgun sequence window:
- the LOC127805622 gene encoding uncharacterized protein LOC127805622, with protein MDRKLYAILTMELQRDPHESMRTMALWIWLERFGYKNLIERISSMPHFLINELVKEAVICENYLNTNLSLQFSRPNDLLLTQSLTSNEISLRYFHENKLTIFKAIAKITSDVCVRAFKDIMKEAIKRNYGQYLAAIGTPMPSFVQPNLAQQMIYGAVNTYLPQTSLVHPEDRSLFATFSRGEPVGEMEIREFFNNFFGDCVESIYIQEVQVGEQPIFARIIFNSLSWIELILDGLEKAKFIINGKHVWMRKFVSRRHQTTRRHNT; from the coding sequence ATGGACAGGAAGTTGTATGCCATCCTTACTATGGAGCTCCAACGTGATCCTCATGAATCCATGAGGACCATGGCCTTATGGATATGGCTAGAGCGATTTGGCTATAAAAATCTCATTGAGAGGATTTCATCTATGCCTCACTTTTTGATCAATGAGCTTGTTAAAGAGGCAGTAATATGTGAAAACTACCTTAACACCAATCTCTCTCTGCAATTTTCAAGACCAAATGACCTCCTTTTAACTCAAAGCTTAACAAGCAATGAGATCTCACTTCGTTATTTCCATGAGAACAAACTCACTATTTTTAAGGCCATTGCAAAGATTACATCCGACGTTTGTGTAAGGGCATTTAAAGACATTATGAAGGAAGCTATAAAGAGGAATTATGGCCAATACCTAGCTGCAATTGGGACGCCAATGCCATCCTTTGTTCAACCTAACCTTGCTCAACAAATGATTTATGGTGCTGTTAACACATACTTGCCTCAAACTAGCTTGGTGCATCCAGAAGATAGGAGCTTGTTTGCAACATTCTCTAGGGGTGAACCTGTGGGTGAAATGGAGATCCGAGAATTCTTCAATAATTTCTTCGGGGATTGTGTGGAATCAATCTATATACAAGAAGTTCAGGTTGGGGAACAACCAATATTCGCTCGAATTATTTTCAACTCACTTTCATGGATTGAGTTGATTCTGGATGGGCTGGAGAAGGCGAAATTCATCATCAACGGGAAGCATGTGTGGATGCGAAAGTTTGTGTCAAGGCGCCACCAAACTACTCGTCGCCACAACACATAA